A window from Festucalex cinctus isolate MCC-2025b chromosome 12, RoL_Fcin_1.0, whole genome shotgun sequence encodes these proteins:
- the lingo2b gene encoding leucine-rich repeat and immunoglobulin-like domain-containing nogo receptor-interacting protein 2b, whose amino-acid sequence MRSCAMTVGNVGKRVMRRPVPNYHILLGGAVLLLLARLALSCPARCECSAQSKSVSCHRKRLSTIPEGIPIETRVLDLSKNKLRIITPDNFSSFHLLEDLDLSDNLISVVETGSFRSQIALRSLNFRSNVIQLVPEGVLSGLTNLTRLDLNHNRLVVLLDHAFQDLRKLASLEVGDNELVFISQRAFMGLTGLRSLTLERSNLTAVPTDALAHLHNLVELRMRHLSISFLKPFSFKRLFHLRQLEMDHWPWLDTLPPLSLHGLNLTTLFITNTNLSAFPGAALRHLPYLTHLNLSFSRIQHIHQGELGHLPHLMELRLQGAQLASIEPFAFIGLISLQLLDVSQNRLDSLERGVFASPDSLQRLCLGGNPLVCDCRLLWLLNSYKPPSLHILDIQPECSAPEYLLGKTLRELKEPLVSRYMTCTKPRIGPNVTQLLMTDEGQPARLSCMAEGAPRPSVVWITPHRRYITAKSSGRVEVQPDGTLEIKAAELHDSGVYLCIASNPAGNASLSASLAVKSLGIRDSFHNSNRSSNYMTNSNSTWGNGTVLYNMTVPIDIKTIIISTAMGCLSFLGVVVFCFLLLFAWSRGKGRHKSNFDIEYVPRKTNGASSEVTETSGPRRVNMKMI is encoded by the coding sequence ATGAGGAGCTGTGCGATGACAGTGGGCAACGTGGGTAAAAGAGTCATGCGACGCCCAGTCCCAAACTACCACATCCTCCTGGGTGGGGCTGTGCTGCTTCTCCTAGCCAGATTGGCCCTGAGTTGCCCTGCCCGATGTGAGTGTTCTGCCCAGAGCAAGTCAGTGAGCTGCCACCGCAAGCGTCTGAGCACCATCCCCGAAGGTATCCCCATCGAAACCCGAGTCCTGGATCTCAGCAAAAACAAGCTACGCATAATCACGCCGGACAACTTCTCTTCATTCCATCTTCTGGAAGACCTGGATCTCAGTGACAACCTCATCAGTGTGGTGGAGACTGGGTCATTTCGTTCTCAGATCGCTCTGCGCTCACTGAACTTCCGCAGTAATGTGATCCAGCTGGTTCCTGAAGGCGTGCTGTCTGGCCTGACCAACCTCACTCGGCTTGACCTCAACCACAACAGACTTGTGGTTCTACTGGACCATGCCTTCCAAGATCTGCGCAAGTTGGCATCCCTCGAAGTGGGTGACAACGAACTCGTTTTCATCTCTCAGAGGGCCTTCATGGGATTGACTGGACTCCGAAGTCTCACGTTAGAACGTTCCAATCTCACTGCAGTCCCTACTGATGCTTTGGCACATCTCCACAACCTGGTCGAACTACGTATGCGCCATTTGAGCATTAGTTTTCTTAAGCCTTTCTCTTTTAAGAGGCTATTCCATCTCCGCCAACTAGAGATGGACCATTGGCCTTGGTTGGACACACTACCCCCTTTGTCACTTCATGGCCTCAATCTCACAACATTGTTTATAACTAACACTAACCTATCTGCCTTCCCTGGTGCAGCATTGCGCCACCTGCCCTACCTCACGCACCTCAACTTGTCTTTCTCCCGAATTCAGCATATCCACCAAGGAGAGCTTGGCCACTTACCACATCTGATGGAGCTCCGACTCCAAGGAGCTCAGCTTGCTTCGATTGAACCCTTTGCATTTATTGGCCTCATATCTTTGCAACTACTGGATGTGTCACAAAATCGCTTAGACTCTCTGGAGAGGGGAGTCTTTGCATCACCAGACAGCCTCCAGCGGCTTTGTCTGGGTGGAAACCCATTGGTGTGTGACTGCAGATTGCTTTGGTTGCTGAATAGCTACAAGCCCCCGTCTCTTCATATTCTGGATATCCAGCCAGAGTGCAGTGCCCCCGAGTACCTCCTGGGAAAAACTCTGCGTGAGCTCAAGGAACCGCTAGTCTCTCGGTACATGACCTGCACCAAGCCTCGAATCGGACCCAACGTAACACAGCTGCTGATGACTGACGAGGGTCAGCCTGCACGTTTGAGCTGCATGGCAGAGGGAGCGCCCAGACCTTCGGTGGTCTGGATTACACCTCACAGACGCTACATCACAGCCAAGAGCAGCGGCAGGGTGGAAGTCCAACCAGATGGCACCCTGGAGATCAAGGCTGCGGAGCTGCATGACAGCGGGGTGTACTTGTGTATTGCTAGTAACCCTGCTGGCAATGCCAGCTTGTCAGCCTCTTTAGCTGTGAAGAGTCTGGGCATTAGGGACAGCTTTCACAATAGCAACAGGAGCTCAAATTATATGACAAACTCTAACAGCACTTGGGGGAATGGGACTGTGTTGTACAACATGACAGTCCCCATAGACATTAAGACTATCATCATATCCACAGCCATGGGCTGCCTGTCCTTTCTAGGTGTGGTCGTCTTCTGCTTCTTGCTTCTGTTTGCCTGGAGCCGAGGGAAAGGACGTCATAAGAGTAACTTTGATATAGAATATGTCCCGCGCAAAACCAATGGGGCCTCATCTGAAGTGACAGAAACAAGCGGCCCTCGACGAGTCAATATGAAAATGATTTGA